The genomic DNA CCGCGTCACGGACGCCTCCATCCGGTGAAGAAACGGCTTCGGCATCACGCCCATGACGAAGATCATCGCGACCAGCGGGATGAACACCCACGTTTCGCGGCCAGACAGATCCGGCAGCGAGCCGTTCTTGTCGCGGTCCAGCGGACCGAACATGACCTTTTGGAACATGTACAGCAGATAGACGGCGCCGAGCACCACGCCGGTGGCGCCGACGAGCACGAGCAGCTTCGGCTTGTAGAGGATCGCCAGCGCGCTGCCGCCGCGGTTGGCCTCGAACGCGCCGAGCAGGGACATGAACTCGCCGACGAACCCGGACAGCCCGGGCAGCCCGGCCGACCCAAGCGTGACGATCAGGTAGAGACCGGCGAACACCGGCATTTGCTTCCACAGCCCGCCGAACTCGGCGAGCCGCCGCGTGTGGCGCCGCTCGTACAGCACGCCGATGCCCAAGAACAGGCCGCCGGTCGTGAGCCCGTGCGACAGCATCGCGTACACGGACCCCTGCACGCCGATGTGGTTGACGGCGAGCAGGCCCAGCACGCAGAAGCCGAGGTGCGACACGGACGAGTAGGCCACGAGCTTCTTGACGTCCGTTTGCACGAAGGCAACCGCCGCGCCGTAGACGATGCCGGCCACCGCGAGCCCTCCTAGCCACGGCCCCAGCACGTCCGCCCCGTGCGGGAACAGCGGCATGGCGAACCGGAACAGCCCGTAGACGCCGAACTTGAGCAGCACGCCGGCGAGGATGACCGAGCCGGCCGTCGGCGCCTCGACGTGGGCGTCCGGCAGCCACGTGTGCAGCGGAAACAGCGGCACCTTGATCGCGAACGCCAGCGCGAACGCGGCGAAACACCAGACCTGCGCCGAGTGCGGCAGCACCAGCGCCTGCAGTCGGTCGAGCGCGAACGTGTAGTCGCCGGTGACCAGGCCGTGTTGCACGTACACGTACAGGATTGCCGCGAGCATCGGCAACGAGCCGACCATCGTGTAGATGACGAACTTGATCGATGCGTACAGCCGCCGCTCGCCGCCCCAGATGCCGATGAGCAGGTACATCGGCACCAACATGAGTTCCCAGAACACGTAGAACAGCAACAGGTCGAGCGCCAGCAACGCGCCGAGCATGCCGGTCTCGAGCACCAACACCGCCGCGACGAACTCGCGCACCTTGTCGTCGATCGCCTTGTGGGCGCTCAGCAGCACGATCGGCGTGAGGAACGTCGTGAGCAACACGAGCCACATCGACACGCCGTCGACGCCGAGCGAAAACCGCGCGCCGATGCTGTCGATCCACGGCTTGTCGAACAGGAACTGGTAGTCGGTCGCGCCGGTGCGAAACCCGACGAGCAGCGCGAGCGACACACCGAACTCCGCCACCGCGACGGCGAACCCGATCCCGCGGTGCAGCGCCTTCTGGTCGCGCGGGATCAGCAACAGCAACGCGGCGCCGGCCGCCGGCAGCAACAACAGCACGGGCAGCAGCGGGTTCACGGGGCCTCCTGCACGTCGACCGTCTTGTCCACGCGGCGGGTCGTTCCGAACACGCCGTCGGTAAACCACATCGTGATCGGATAGGAGTTCGCCGCGGGGAACGGGTGCGTCACGCGCGCGCCGTCCGCATCGGCCGCGCCGTCGCCGTCGAAGTCCCACTCGATCCGGGCCGACTGCGCCGCCGGCCCGGTGCCGACGTCGGCCTCGAACTCGACGGTGTAGGGCCCCACCGCGCGGTAGCGGAAGTCGGCCTCGCCGCGGTTCGTGAGGTAGAAGATGGCGGCCGCGCCGAGCAGCACGGCGACCAGATACCGCTGCACGTAGCCATTCTGGATGGCGCGCACCGCGCGGCCGGCCAGGTCGATCGCGGTGGCGGCGCCGGTGACGAGCAGCGTGTCGATCACGAACCGATCGACCACCTCGAACAAGAACTCCGACGCGGCGCGGAACGGCCGCACGATCACCGCGTCGTACAGCTCGTCCACGTACAGCTTGTCGCGCACCCAGCGCCACAGCAGCGCGCCGAGGCCGGCGGCGGTCCACCGATCGACCACCGCCGACGGCCCCCGCCCGTACAGCGCGCGGGCCGCGAAGATGCCGGCCAGCGCCAGCGCGGTCGCCAGGCCCATCAGGCCGAACCCGGTCGACGTGGAGACGTGCCCCACGTGCGCCTGCGACGTCGCCGGCTCGAGCCACTCGTAGATCTGGAGCCACGGCGGCTGCAGCGCGTGCGGGAACCACAACGCGCCGAGCACCGCGGTGAACCCGGCCAGCACCAGCAGCGGCACGGTCATCGACGGCGGCGACTCGTGGATGTGCGCGCGGGTGTGTTCGTCCGCACGGCATTCGCCGGCGAACACGAGGAAGTACAGCCGAGACATGTAGAACGCCGTGCCGACCGCCGCCGCGGTGAGCACCGCCCACAGCAGCTTGCCGTACCACGCGGGCCAGCCGGCGACGTGGGCGCCGAACGCGCCGGCGAGGATCTCGTCTTTCGAGAAGAACCCGGCCAGCGGCGGCACACCGCAGATCGCCAGCCAGTACGCGACGAACGCCAGGTGCGTCCACGGCAGCTTCTTGCGCAGGCCGCCCATCTTCGTGATGTCGCCGGAGCCGCTCATCGCGTGCATCACCGACCCGGCGGCCAAAAACAGCCCCGCCTTGAAGAACCCGTGCGACAGCAGGTGGAACACGCCCGCCGCGTGCGCGCCGGCGCCGACGCCGACGAACATGAAGCCGAGCTGCGATACGGTCGAGTACGCGAGGACCTTCTTGAAGTCGGTCTGCGCGAACGCGATCACCGCCGCGACGAGCGCCGTGAGCGCACCGACGCCCGCGACGATCGCCATCGCCCCCGGGGTCGTCGCGAACAAAAACGACAGCCGCGCGACCATGTAGACGCCCGCGGTCACCATCGTCGCCGCGTGGATGAGCGCCGACACCGGCGTGGGACCGGCCATCGCGTCGGGCAACCACACGTACAGCGGGATCTGCGCCGATTTGCCGCAGGCGCCGATGAACAGCAGCGTGCACGCGAAGAACGCGACGCTGCCGCCCCACACCAGCTCGCCGCCGAACGCCGACGCGTTCGCGTTGATGTCGGCGAACGACAGCGTCCGCACCTGCCAGTAGATCAGGAACATCCCGAGCAGGAACGCGAAGTCGCCGACGCGGTTGACGACGAACGCCTTGCGGCCCGCGTAGGCGTTGGCCTCCTTCTCGAACCAGAAGCCGATGAGCAAGTACGAACACAGGCCGACGCCCTCCCAGCCGATGAACATCACCGGCAGGCTGTCGCCCAGCACCAGGATCAACATGGCGCCGGTAAACAGGTTGAGGTAGCCGAAGTACGCGGCGTAGCGAGGCTCGTGGGCCATGTAGCCCGTCGAGTAGATGTGGATGAGCGTGCCGACGAAGGTGATCAGCACGACCATGACCGCGCTGAGCGCGTCGAGCGTGAACGCGATG from Deltaproteobacteria bacterium includes the following:
- a CDS encoding NADH-quinone oxidoreductase subunit M; its protein translation is MNPLLPVLLLLPAAGAALLLLIPRDQKALHRGIGFAVAVAEFGVSLALLVGFRTGATDYQFLFDKPWIDSIGARFSLGVDGVSMWLVLLTTFLTPIVLLSAHKAIDDKVREFVAAVLVLETGMLGALLALDLLLFYVFWELMLVPMYLLIGIWGGERRLYASIKFVIYTMVGSLPMLAAILYVYVQHGLVTGDYTFALDRLQALVLPHSAQVWCFAAFALAFAIKVPLFPLHTWLPDAHVEAPTAGSVILAGVLLKFGVYGLFRFAMPLFPHGADVLGPWLGGLAVAGIVYGAAVAFVQTDVKKLVAYSSVSHLGFCVLGLLAVNHIGVQGSVYAMLSHGLTTGGLFLGIGVLYERRHTRRLAEFGGLWKQMPVFAGLYLIVTLGSAGLPGLSGFVGEFMSLLGAFEANRGGSALAILYKPKLLVLVGATGVVLGAVYLLYMFQKVMFGPLDRDKNGSLPDLSGRETWVFIPLVAMIFVMGVMPKPFLHRMEASVTRFVDTYREKVDLADRGEPYVYQPRYGGKVVIVGGDETDAGGSRDATGAGGLGGER
- a CDS encoding NADH-quinone oxidoreductase subunit L, translating into MSDLSLYWIPLLPLLGAAFNLLVGRMLPRRVVHAVAVSAVGLAFVVVAAKVFGPLWHAWHAWYDAGRTGAAPALHETVYTWLQTGALRVDIAFTLDALSAVMVVLITFVGTLIHIYSTGYMAHEPRYAAYFGYLNLFTGAMLILVLGDSLPVMFIGWEGVGLCSYLLIGFWFEKEANAYAGRKAFVVNRVGDFAFLLGMFLIYWQVRTLSFADINANASAFGGELVWGGSVAFFACTLLFIGACGKSAQIPLYVWLPDAMAGPTPVSALIHAATMVTAGVYMVARLSFLFATTPGAMAIVAGVGALTALVAAVIAFAQTDFKKVLAYSTVSQLGFMFVGVGAGAHAAGVFHLLSHGFFKAGLFLAAGSVMHAMSGSGDITKMGGLRKKLPWTHLAFVAYWLAICGVPPLAGFFSKDEILAGAFGAHVAGWPAWYGKLLWAVLTAAAVGTAFYMSRLYFLVFAGECRADEHTRAHIHESPPSMTVPLLVLAGFTAVLGALWFPHALQPPWLQIYEWLEPATSQAHVGHVSTSTGFGLMGLATALALAGIFAARALYGRGPSAVVDRWTAAGLGALLWRWVRDKLYVDELYDAVIVRPFRAASEFLFEVVDRFVIDTLLVTGAATAIDLAGRAVRAIQNGYVQRYLVAVLLGAAAIFYLTNRGEADFRYRAVGPYTVEFEADVGTGPAAQSARIEWDFDGDGAADADGARVTHPFPAANSYPITMWFTDGVFGTTRRVDKTVDVQEAP